A stretch of DNA from Chromatiales bacterium 21-64-14:
GAGACCGTCATGCACCGGGCACGGAGGAAACACTTCGAACGCGCGATCCCCAGGGAAGACGTGCGCGCCATGCTCCACAGCCTCAAGGCGAACATGCCGGTCTGGTACGCGCCGGATCAGAATTACGGGGGGGAACACAGCGTCTATGTGCCATTCTTCGGCGTGCCGGCCGCCACCATCACCGCCACCTCGCGCCTGGCGCGGATCAGTGGCGCGCCGGTGGTGCCGTTCTTCCAACGCCGCCTGCCCGGCGGGCGCGGCTATCAACTGGTGCTCCACCCGCCCCTGGAGGACTTTCCCAGCGGCGACCGCGTCCAGGACGCGGCGCGGATCAACCGGCTCATCGAGTCCGAGATCCAGAAGGCGCCGGAGCAATATCTATGGGTACACCGGCGTTTCAAGACCCAGCCCAGCGGCAAGAACGTGCTCTACCGCCGCTAGGAGGCGGGTAGGGAATCGGGCTGACAACCGGCACCGCCCCGAGCCCGCGTTCCGATGCCATGGCGCGATCCCCGGGCCGCCACTGGAGCGCGCCGCCGCGTTCATGAATAATGCGGGTTTGAGGCATGCCAGCCGGAACCCGGGAATCCACGCCACCTTGAAGCCATCCGCCGTCGACTTGCCCGGCCGGGACGAGATCCGGCGCATCCTGATCATCAAATGGAGCGCCTTGGGAGACGTGGTGCTCGCCACCGCCATCATGAATGACCTACGCCATGCGTTCCCGGGGCGGGAGATCGATCTCAACACCCTGCCCCCGTGGGAATCCCTGTTCCGCGGCGACCCGCGCTTCCGGGAGGTCTTCGCCTTCGACCTGCGCAATGCCGGCCGCGGACCGGCGGAGATGCGCCGCTGGTTACGCCACGTCCATGCCCAGCGCTATGACCTGATCGTCGACCTGCAGTCCAGCGACCGTTCGCGCATCCTGCTCGGACTGCTGGCGCTGCGCGGACGCCTCCCGCGCTACCGCATCGGGAACCGGCGGGTGGTCCCATACAATTTCTACCCGGATCCGTTGCCCTGGCCGTCCCATATCCACGACCGGATGGCCTCCGCCCTGCGCAATGCGGGGATCGAACCCCGCAGCGAGCGCCCGGTACTGCATATTCCGCCCGCCAGCCGCGCCCGCGTCGCGGCCCTAAGCGTGGAGCACGCGCTCACCCCAGGCGGATACGCGGTGCTGTTGCCCGGCTGTCAGGCCGCGGGGTACTTGAAACGCTGGGGTGCGCAGCGCTACGCCGCGCTCGGGCAGTTGCTACATCAGGCGGGGATCGCGAAGATCGTACTGATCGGGGGACCCGACGAACTGGAGGAATGCCAGCGCATCGAGGCATCCGCCGGCGTGCCAGTGGTCAATCTCTGCGGCGTAACCGAGATCCTGGATATCGTGCCGCTGTGCGAGGGCGCACGGGTGGTGATCGCCAATGATACCGGCACCGCCCACGTAGCCGCGGCGGCCGGATGTCCCATCGTGCTGATCTGCGGCCCCACAGATCCGCGCAGGGTACGCCCCATCGGGCCCTCGGTGGCCACCGTTCAGGCCGAACTACCCTGCATCAACTGTTACCGCAAGACCTGCTCCCACCATTCCTGCATGCGCGTCATCACGCCGCAGCGAGTCCTCCAAGCGGCCCTCGACACGCAAGCACACGGCGGCACCTAAGACAGCTCTGACACGCCCCCGACCTACACCATCCATAATTCGGATTAGAACCGATCTCAAAATGCATCCCGGTCGCCCATGCGGCGTTGCGGACCCTGCTGCGGTGCTCATTTACTGGGTGCAAACGGCGCGCCTCGCCGGGCCCGCACCTTGCCTGAACGCCCGATCTGCGATTTTGATATAGATTCTAGTAACGTTGGGCGCGCGAGTCCCGCGGGCTTGCCGGTGCACCCGGCGGCATCAGGCGCTCGCCGTGGCGTTGGAACTGGCGCTCCTCGTACACCTTCGCGTATTTCAGGAACACATAGAAGGCGCCCGTCACGGAGGTGATAAAACCCGCCCAACCGTTCAGGAAATTGCGCTTGAACACATAGGAACGAAGAAAATACACGGGCGGATATAACACCAGGATCCACGGGTGGCGGCCGCGCCCCTTCCCGAGTTTGTCCGCGACCAGGCCGGTGGAGTAATGGTTGATCTTGTCCACCTTGGTGTGGATGTCGGTCTCGCCGAAATGATAGAAGGGGTTCAGCAATCGGTGGATAGTCCCATCCACCTTGGGTGCGGCGTGTACCGGCATATCGGTGACATGACCTTTGTGTTTGTCGAACAAACGCAAGAAGTGATTCATCCGCACCCGCGGGCTGCACATTCGCCAGAACAACTGCTCCTGGCGCGGGATTTCGTAGCCGTCGGCCTGCGGCCCTCGCTCCAGCAGGGCCCGGATCTCGGCCTGCAGATCCGGCGCAAGCGCCTCGTCGGCGTCGAGCAGCAGGACCCAACGGTTGCGCGTGTGCTCCAAGGCCATCTGCTTCTGCCGGCCGTAGCCCAGGAACTCGTGCTGGAAGATCCGGCATCCGTAGCGCTCGGCGATCGACACCGTCTCGTCGGTACTGAACGAGTCCAGAAGCACGATCTCGTCCGCCCATTTGACACTCTCCAGGCAAGGGGCTAGAGTGCGCGCGTTGTTGAATGTCGTCACAAATACCGATAGATTTTCCATATTCGATCCTTCGCGCACCGCTCCGCCGCGCGGCATGTGATCCGCGCAGGGTGCCTACGCCGGCCCACCCACGAATCGATTAGCCTGCACCATAGAATGGCGACCAAGCAAGCAGTCCCGCCCTTGCGGTTGGCCCAGGTCATGCTGTCCAAGGGATTCGGAGGCGCGGAACGGCTGTTCGTGGACCTGTGCCAGGCATTGTCCGGACAGGGGGTGCAGGTGCTCGCCGTCTGCCACCGGGACTTCGTGAAACGCCGGCAGATCGAAGGACTCCCGGGCGTGGAGGTGGCCTCGATCCGGGTACGCGGCCCCTGGGACCCGTGGGCGCGGTGGCGCCTGCGCGCGCAGCTGCGCCAGTTTCAGCCCAGCGTAATCCACTGCCATCTCGCCCGCGGCGCGTGGTTCTGCGGCCCGGCGGCGCGTGCCCTGGGAATCCCGCTGGCGGCGAATCTGCACAACTACGTGAAGCTGAAATACTACCGCGACGTGGATCTGTTCCTGCCCGGCACCCTGGACCAACGCCGCTATCTGGAGATCCACCACGTCGCGGCACAGCGCATAGAAGTCATACCCCACTTCTCCCTGCTGCCGGCGGTGGAGCACGCAACGGAGCCCGCGGGCCCAGCGCTGGTCTTCGTCAGCCTCGGGCGCCTGGTCCACAAGAAAGGCTTCGATGTGTTGCTGGCGGCGTTCCGCAAGCTGCTGGATCGCGGATGCGAGGCGCGGCTGCTGATCGGCGGCAGCGGCCCCGAACAAGACGGTCTGCGCCGCCAGGCGCGGGATCTGCGGCTCGAGAATACCGTCTCCTTCGAGGGATGGATCGAGGACGTGCCGGGCTTCCTGTCCCGCGGCCACGTCTTTGTGCTGCCGTCGCGCGACGAACCCTTCGGGATCGTCGCGCTGGAGGCAATGGCCTGCGGCAAGCCGATCGTGAGCACCCGCTGCCGGGGGCCCATGGAGGTGCTGAATGACAACCTGGCCTACCTGGCGGACCCCGGAGATCCCAGTTCCCTAACGCGTGCCATGTCAGCCGCCGCTGCTGACCACGACGAACGGAGCCGGAAGGGACAACAGGCCCTGAACCGGTACCGGGATACTTATTCGGCCGACGCGGTGATCCCCCGATTCCTCACCGCGTATCGACGTTTGGCGGCAGGTTCCTAGCCCCCTCCCTGGCCGCACCCCATTCGGCTACCGCAAGCAGCAGCAACCACCAAGCCACTGTGGACCAGTAGCTGGCGTAGAACGACATGTGCACGTTCAACGGGTTCATGGCCACCACAGTGCCAACGACCCATGGCATGGCCGCGGTTGCCACCTGCGGGG
This window harbors:
- a CDS encoding lipid A biosynthesis acyltransferase; the protein is MWCLAQLPYRAQLGLGRWMGRLLRPFARERRHIADVNLRLCFPELDSRPRAALIRAHFESLGIGAFETAMSWWASAEQLRPLAHIEGLEHLHGALQRGKGVLLLSAHFTTLEIGGRLLSLTAPFHVLYREHKNPVFETVMHRARRKHFERAIPREDVRAMLHSLKANMPVWYAPDQNYGGEHSVYVPFFGVPAATITATSRLARISGAPVVPFFQRRLPGGRGYQLVLHPPLEDFPSGDRVQDAARINRLIESEIQKAPEQYLWVHRRFKTQPSGKNVLYRR